One genomic region from Hemitrygon akajei unplaced genomic scaffold, sHemAka1.3 Scf000069, whole genome shotgun sequence encodes:
- the LOC140722076 gene encoding uncharacterized protein — protein sequence MAHQRLHTRRRPFTCIVCGKGFTQSSHLLSHQRVHTREKLFTCSACGKGFTESSNLQSHQRVHTGERPFTCSVCGRRFTVSSHLLVHQRVHTGEKPFTCSVCGKRFTWSSQLLAHQFVHTGEKPFTCSECGKGFTLSSRLLVHQRVHTGEKPFTCSVCGKRFTASSNLLVHQRDHTGERPFTCSVCGRGFTQSFRLQSHQRVHTGEKPFTCLVCGKRFTESSSLQSHQRFHTGEKPFTCSVCLDRIWRILWRPLMSYPFLGVTTIPLVTIRFR from the exons atggctcaccagcgacttcacaccaggaggcggccgttcacctgcatagtctgtgggaagggattcactcagtcatcccacctactgagccatcagcgagttcacactagggagaagctgttcacttgCTCagcctgtgggaagggattcactgagtcatccaacctacagagtcatcagcgagttcacactggagagaggccattcacctgctcagtctgtggaaggagattcactgtgtcatcccacctactggtacatcagcgagttcacaccggggagaagccgttcacctgctcagtctgtgggaagagattcacttggtcatcccaactactggcacaccagtttgttcacactggagaaaagccgttcacctgctcagaatgtgggaagggattcacactgtcATCCCGCCTACTGgtccatcagcgagttcacaccggggagaagccattcacctgctctgtctgtgggaagagattcactgcatcatccaacctactggtacatcagcgagatcacactggggagaggccattcacctgctcagtctgtgggaggggattcacgcAGTCATTCagactacagagtcatcagagagttcacactggggagaagccgttcacctgcttagtctgtgggaagagattcactgagtcatccagcctacagagtcatcagcgatttcacacgggggagaagccattcacctgctcagtct gTTTGGATCGGATTTGGcgtatcctgtggagaccacttatgtctTACCCTTTCCTGGGTGTGACGACGATACCTCTTGTGACAATTCGctttcggtga